The proteins below are encoded in one region of Misgurnus anguillicaudatus chromosome 24, ASM2758022v2, whole genome shotgun sequence:
- the LOC129438865 gene encoding olfactory receptor 4B13-like, with protein sequence MGNITFIKDFVISGFPGLQPQYYGIVSAVLFFVYVCTLMGNAVFITLFVLSKTLKKPVYYFIVNLAVCDVLFSTTALPKIISRYWFEDGSISFLGCFLQMFFVHYFGAVTARLLSVMAIDRFAAICLPLRYHSIMSDRNVFILIFGSWILGLVDPLMIIIRAYPLPYCAGNTIVHCYCEHIAITTLACADREEYSYPAFIYGMIVLLCSLAIIVFSYCAIIVAVLRISSAQGRLKTLSTCSPQLIIIALFFLPRWFNYLSSNFNITFSSDLRLVIIMLYSLLPPMINPFIYCLRTDEVRKVLVAQLQRTKIGI encoded by the coding sequence ATGGGAAACATCACTTTTATAAAGGattttgtcatttctggctttccAGGACTTCAGCCTCAATATTATGGCATTGTATCAGCagttctgttttttgtttatgtgtgtacACTGATGGGCAATGctgtatttattacattatttgtattatCTAAGACCCTTAAGAAGCCTGTATATTATTTCATTGTAAATCTTGCTGTGTGTGATGTACTCTTCAGCACCACTGCATTACCAAAGATAATCAGCAGGTATTGGTTTGAAGATGGATCCATATCATTTTTGGGCTGCtttcttcaaatgttttttgtgcattattttggTGCCGTCACTGCACGTCTGTTGTCAGTTATGGCTATAGATCGCTTTGCAGCCATATGTTTACCACTTCGATATCACAGCATTATGTCAGACagaaatgttttcattttaatcttTGGCTCTTGGATTTTGGGTCTGGTGGACCCACTGATGATAATCATAAGAGCTTACCCACTTCCTTACTGTGCGGGAAACACTATTGTACATTGTTACTGTGAGCATATTGCCATTACAACACTGGCGTGTGCTGACAGAGAAGAGTATAGTTATCCTGCTTTTATTTATGGAATGATAGTGCTGCTGTGTTCACTTGCTATTATTGTTTTCTCTTACTGTGCTATCATTGTGGCCGTTCTGCGTATATCGAGTGCTCAGGGAAGACTGAAGACTTTGTCCACCTGCAGTCCTCAGCTCATCATTATTGCTCTGTTTTTCTTACCCAGATGGTTTAATTATTTGTctagcaattttaacataacgtTCAGTAGTGATTTGCGATTGGTTATTATAATGTTGTATAGCCTCTTGCCACCAATGAttaatccatttatttattgtttaagaaCAGATGAGGTGAGAAAAGTCTTAGTGGCACAATTGCAAAGGacaaaaataggcatttaa
- the LOC129438866 gene encoding olfactory receptor 52E4-like, whose product MNSSLSLNVSIVRPEYFFIAGLTGVPYSHYYYIFLFCTYIIAVIGNCTVLFIIAFDRSLHSPKYIGVFNLALADFGETNALIPNMMRTFLFESQYISYNACLANMFFVFFFSTMQCSTLVVLAYDRFVAICLPLRYNTIVTNTVMSLICSAIWAFNGFNVGTAVLLINRLSFCKSNVVPSYFCDHGPVYKLACNDRSINAVLAVFNICLYLIAPLILIVLSYLGIFLALSKITTWEGRLKALKTCVSHLLLVTSLFLPIICIYLIASTTYLSPNSRIISASLAYATPPMLNPIIYVLNTAEIKLLIKKVFKNRSVPS is encoded by the coding sequence ATGAATTCCAGTCTTTCCTTGAATGTCTCAATTGTGCGTCCTGAATACTTTTTCATCGCTGGACTTACGGGTGTACCATACAGCCACTATtattatattttcttattttgcaCTTACATTATTGCTGTAATTGGGAACTGTACAGTTCTTTTCATTATAGCCTTTGACAGAAGTCTGCACAGCCCAAAGTACATTGGTGTGTTTAATTTGGCTTTGGCTGACTTTGGTGAAACTAATGCTTTGATTCCTAACATGATGAGGACGTTTCTTTTTGAGTCACAGTACATCTCCTATAATGCTTGTTTGGcaaacatgttttttgttttcttctttAGTACAATGCAATGTTCCACACTTGTTGTTCTGGCATATGATCGGTTTGTTGCAATTTGCCTGCCACTCAGATATAACACCATTGTGACTAATACTGTCATGTCTTTAATATGTTCAGCAATATGGGCATTTAATGGTTTTAATGTAGGCACAGCAGTGCTGTTGATCAACCGACTTTCATTCTGTAAATCAAATGTAGTGCCAAGCTATTTTTGTGATCATGGACCAGTGTATAAGTTGGCATGTAATGACCGAAGCATTAATGCTGTTTTAGCagtatttaacatatgtttataCCTTATAGCACCATTGATCCTAATAGTGCTATCATATCTTGGCATTTTTCTTGCCTTAAGTAAAATCACAACTTGGGAAGGACGTTTGAAAGCTTTGAAGACCTGTGTTTCTCACCTGCTGTTGGTAACTTCACTATTTCTTcccattatttgcatttatctTATTGCATCAACAACTTATCTCTCCCCCAATTCAAGAATTATTAGCGCATCTCTGGCATATGCAACTCCACCAATGTTAAATCccattatttatgttttaaacacagctgaaataaaacttttaattaaaaaagtgtttaaaaacaggtcTGTACCAAGTTAA